From the genome of Haloterrigena sp. KLK7, one region includes:
- a CDS encoding transposase yields the protein MKRTNEFEVVPQSDADEELLRRLLDASAALWNEINYERRTNFENPDGDVWEIDEYRGRYGGTIGASTVQQIERKNREAWRSFFALREKGEANGKPGFWGNQDEGRNLRTYIRNTSYSVEWGEYSRLEILVGQDLKEEYGLGYRERLRLEVRGEPNWKGYEKQGRLKLYYDERSDQFRAFQPVTIGNSRLAQPLADESAALDIGANNIVACTTTTGEQYLYEGRDLFERFRETTQRIAELQSKLGDGRYSSKRIDRLSRRRTRRRDHAMDALVRDLIGRLYDGGVSTVYVGDLTDVLETHWSVRTNAKLHNFWAFRRFVERLSCTAEEFGITVEVRTEAWTSKTCPNCGSTKDTTRHQDTLTCLCGFEGHADLTASEMFLRRHETVARPMARPVCLKWDSHEWLESPHSPRPNEEYTNPQVASVDSA from the coding sequence ATGAAGCGCACCAACGAATTCGAAGTAGTTCCCCAGTCCGACGCGGACGAGGAGTTGCTTCGGCGCCTGTTGGACGCTTCAGCCGCCCTCTGGAACGAGATCAACTACGAACGGCGAACGAACTTCGAGAACCCGGACGGCGACGTTTGGGAGATCGACGAGTACCGCGGTCGGTATGGCGGTACTATCGGTGCGTCGACCGTTCAACAAATCGAACGCAAGAATCGCGAAGCGTGGCGCTCGTTTTTCGCACTCCGAGAGAAGGGCGAAGCCAACGGCAAGCCCGGCTTCTGGGGCAACCAAGACGAGGGCCGCAACCTGCGGACGTACATCCGGAACACATCATACTCGGTCGAGTGGGGCGAATACTCCCGACTCGAGATACTCGTTGGCCAGGACCTGAAAGAAGAGTACGGTCTTGGATACCGCGAGCGGCTTCGGCTCGAAGTTCGTGGCGAGCCGAACTGGAAAGGGTACGAGAAACAGGGCCGGTTGAAACTGTACTACGACGAGCGTTCGGACCAATTCAGGGCCTTTCAGCCAGTCACAATCGGCAATTCTCGACTGGCACAACCACTGGCGGACGAATCCGCCGCCCTGGATATCGGTGCGAACAATATCGTCGCCTGTACGACCACGACCGGAGAGCAGTACCTGTACGAAGGACGCGACCTGTTCGAACGGTTCCGCGAGACCACACAACGGATTGCCGAACTCCAGTCGAAACTCGGGGACGGCCGGTACAGTTCGAAACGGATCGATCGGCTGTCCCGACGTCGGACGCGACGGCGCGACCACGCGATGGACGCGCTCGTTCGCGACTTGATCGGCCGACTGTACGACGGGGGTGTTTCGACGGTGTACGTCGGCGACCTTACGGACGTCCTCGAGACGCACTGGTCGGTTCGGACCAACGCCAAGCTGCACAACTTTTGGGCGTTCCGCCGGTTCGTCGAGCGACTCTCGTGTACGGCCGAAGAGTTCGGTATCACCGTCGAAGTTCGAACAGAAGCGTGGACTTCGAAAACGTGTCCGAACTGCGGTTCGACTAAGGACACAACACGCCACCAGGACACGCTTACCTGTCTCTGCGGCTTCGAAGGTCACGCGGACCTCACGGCAAGCGAGATGTTCCTAAGGCGGCACGAAACGGTAGCACGGCCGATGGCACGGCCCGTGTGCCTCAAGTGGGACAGTCACGAATGGCTGGAGTCACCACACTCTCCCCGTCCCAACGAGGAGTACACGAACCCGCAAGTTGCCTCCGTGGACTCGGCATAG
- a CDS encoding ABC transporter ATP-binding protein — protein sequence MASESSSRSDVHVSPSRSVTIRCDGITHEYEGRSSWIGSGSDRSVTAIEDVSLEIETGEVVGLIGPSGSGKSTVLHVIAGLIVPSEGTVELLGDDLTACSERERTRIRRERVGLVFQQFHLLPALTAAANVALPLVQLGYSRAERRRRAERRLEQVGLGDRTTHRPGELSGGERQRVAIARALVTDPDVILADEPTGELDTETGMAVLDDLVDAAEERTVVLATHDERAVDRMERVVSLLDGAVVDDGR from the coding sequence ATGGCAAGCGAATCGTCCTCGAGGAGCGACGTCCACGTATCGCCTAGCCGGTCCGTCACGATCCGCTGTGACGGCATCACGCACGAGTACGAGGGCCGATCCAGCTGGATCGGCTCCGGATCCGACCGATCGGTCACGGCGATCGAGGACGTCTCCCTCGAGATCGAGACCGGCGAGGTCGTCGGCCTGATCGGGCCGAGCGGCAGCGGGAAGTCGACGGTCCTGCACGTAATCGCCGGCCTGATCGTGCCCAGCGAGGGGACCGTCGAACTGCTCGGCGACGATCTGACCGCCTGCTCCGAGCGCGAACGCACCCGCATCCGCCGCGAGCGGGTCGGCCTCGTCTTCCAGCAGTTTCACCTCCTCCCGGCGCTGACGGCCGCCGCGAACGTCGCGCTGCCGCTCGTCCAGTTAGGCTACAGCCGAGCGGAGCGCCGCCGGCGAGCCGAACGGCGGCTCGAGCAGGTCGGACTGGGCGACCGCACGACCCACCGCCCCGGCGAACTCAGCGGCGGCGAACGCCAACGCGTCGCGATCGCCCGCGCGCTGGTGACCGATCCCGACGTGATCCTGGCCGACGAACCGACGGGGGAGCTGGACACGGAGACGGGGATGGCCGTCCTCGACGATCTCGTCGACGCCGCCGAAGAGCGCACGGTCGTCCTGGCGACCCACGACGAGCGGGCGGTCGACCGCATGGAGCGCGTGGTCTCCCTGCTCGACGGAGCGGTGGTCGACGATGGCCGATGA
- a CDS encoding ABC transporter permease, which produces MADEGSPDRSALGRWLAIGRFAVGRIATQARRTPRRTAVTVGLVALTIALLVIITGISVGLAGETAADDDGADLRVVPHDGGTFSPVVGVEGPRLSDVHDRTATIDDRDDVDYATPVLMEVVRARSPEGNGSVNVMAVGVVPRESSPPVGGVPTAALEPGDPHYANGSYDGPQTGDVVLSPSAADQLGASEDATLVVSSAGMNATTGGTYEVAAVEDAETASLSNGLPVVVLRLSELQSLTGAADGDLADQVLVGTESDAARDAIAETYPNATVESDTETGLAALRDDDLALATSVVTLIVGIGICTLFVTTATGLLVERERQTLAVLSAVGFPGRSRLAIVTVMTLTLTVVGAAVGIALGYAGVAITNWVAMSTVTSSPIATTDPLFVPYALAVAVVAGLLALPYPLYLTRKTDVVAELRQ; this is translated from the coding sequence ATGGCCGATGAGGGGTCGCCCGACCGCTCCGCGCTCGGCCGCTGGCTCGCGATCGGTCGCTTCGCCGTCGGACGGATCGCCACGCAGGCCCGCCGAACGCCGCGCCGGACCGCCGTGACGGTCGGGCTCGTCGCACTGACGATCGCGCTGCTCGTGATCATCACCGGGATCAGCGTCGGGCTCGCGGGCGAGACGGCGGCCGACGACGACGGCGCTGACCTCCGCGTCGTTCCCCACGACGGCGGGACCTTCTCCCCGGTCGTCGGCGTCGAGGGGCCGCGGCTCAGCGACGTCCACGACCGCACCGCGACGATCGACGACCGGGACGACGTCGACTACGCGACGCCGGTTCTCATGGAGGTCGTTCGCGCCCGCTCGCCCGAGGGGAACGGGTCGGTGAACGTCATGGCCGTCGGCGTCGTCCCACGCGAGTCGTCCCCGCCGGTCGGGGGCGTCCCGACGGCGGCCCTCGAGCCGGGCGATCCCCACTACGCAAACGGGAGCTACGACGGTCCCCAGACCGGCGACGTCGTCCTCTCGCCGTCGGCGGCCGACCAGCTCGGGGCGTCCGAGGACGCGACGCTGGTGGTCTCGAGTGCGGGGATGAACGCCACCACTGGCGGCACCTACGAGGTGGCCGCCGTCGAGGACGCCGAGACCGCGAGCCTCTCGAACGGGCTCCCGGTGGTGGTCCTCCGGTTGAGCGAGCTCCAGTCGTTGACCGGCGCCGCCGACGGTGATCTGGCCGATCAGGTGCTCGTGGGGACGGAGTCGGACGCCGCCCGCGACGCGATCGCGGAGACGTATCCCAACGCGACGGTCGAGTCGGACACCGAGACCGGGCTGGCCGCGCTGCGGGACGACGACCTCGCGCTGGCGACCAGCGTCGTCACGCTGATCGTCGGGATCGGGATCTGTACGCTGTTCGTCACGACCGCCACGGGACTGCTCGTCGAACGCGAGCGCCAGACCCTCGCGGTCCTCTCGGCGGTCGGCTTTCCCGGTCGCTCGCGGCTCGCCATCGTCACCGTGATGACGCTGACGCTGACGGTTGTCGGCGCCGCGGTCGGGATCGCGCTCGGCTACGCGGGCGTCGCGATTACGAACTGGGTGGCGATGTCGACGGTGACGTCGTCGCCGATTGCGACGACCGACCCGCTGTTCGTCCCCTACGCGCTCGCGGTCGCGGTCGTCGCCGGCCTGCTCGCACTGCCCTACCCGCTGTATCTCACGCGGAAAACCGACGTCGTCGCCGAACTCAGACAGTAA
- a CDS encoding ABC transporter permease, with protein sequence MTHRLRKLAATARLSAAQLRHEIGRTVLVIVAIALAVLAVTLLAGLGLGVLETGQDRFDDADQDVWVSGGAVELTASGGMENPIADSHQLAADIGAREDVKSASPIAFHAIYVGTEPSELELVSGVGVPNEHGGMTLEEGDGFSEGDVHYSEGDYDGPMTREVIVDPRTADRFDVGVGDTIYVGTSPSTAAEAEFTVVGISSSYSQFLGTTTVTMPLSELQEITGTTGSDRAAFVTATVANGADRDAVSDEIQGEYPEYNVRTSEEQFESMFEDQVLLLASGTALVVLAVVAGVVLTVNLLALVASRQRGELAALRALGLSRWLLTGIIGGQGIVLGICGGLLGLLATPPAAFALNHLAASLVGFENLLRTPPIVYLAGGAIAVVVGTLGAVVAGWRTSQYARFEQLAE encoded by the coding sequence ATGACACACAGACTCCGCAAACTCGCCGCGACCGCGCGCCTCTCGGCGGCCCAGCTTCGCCACGAGATCGGGCGCACCGTGTTGGTAATCGTCGCGATCGCGCTGGCCGTGCTCGCGGTGACCCTGCTCGCGGGCCTCGGGCTCGGCGTCCTCGAGACCGGGCAGGATCGCTTCGACGATGCCGATCAGGACGTCTGGGTCTCGGGCGGCGCGGTCGAGCTCACGGCCAGCGGCGGGATGGAGAACCCGATCGCCGACTCCCATCAGCTGGCGGCCGACATCGGGGCCCGCGAGGACGTCAAGAGCGCGTCGCCGATCGCGTTTCACGCGATCTACGTGGGCACGGAGCCGTCGGAGCTCGAACTCGTCTCGGGCGTCGGCGTCCCGAACGAACACGGCGGGATGACCCTCGAGGAGGGCGACGGCTTCTCCGAGGGGGACGTCCACTACAGCGAGGGCGACTACGACGGGCCGATGACCCGCGAGGTGATCGTGGACCCGCGGACGGCCGACCGGTTCGACGTCGGCGTCGGCGACACGATCTACGTCGGGACGAGTCCGTCGACCGCGGCGGAGGCGGAGTTCACCGTCGTCGGGATCTCGTCGTCGTACTCGCAGTTCCTGGGGACCACGACCGTGACGATGCCGCTGAGCGAACTCCAGGAGATCACCGGCACGACGGGCTCCGACCGAGCGGCCTTCGTGACCGCGACCGTCGCCAACGGCGCCGATCGAGACGCCGTCAGCGACGAGATACAGGGCGAGTATCCCGAGTACAACGTCCGGACGAGCGAGGAGCAGTTCGAGTCGATGTTCGAGGATCAGGTCCTGTTGCTGGCCAGCGGGACCGCCCTCGTCGTGCTCGCCGTCGTCGCGGGCGTGGTGTTGACGGTCAACCTCCTGGCGCTGGTCGCGTCGCGCCAGCGCGGAGAGTTGGCAGCGTTGCGCGCGCTCGGGCTCTCGCGGTGGCTCCTCACGGGGATCATCGGCGGGCAGGGCATCGTGCTTGGGATCTGCGGCGGCCTCCTCGGCCTGCTCGCGACGCCGCCGGCCGCGTTCGCGCTGAACCACCTCGCCGCCTCGCTGGTCGGTTTCGAGAACCTGTTGCGGACGCCGCCGATCGTCTACCTCGCCGGCGGGGCGATCGCGGTCGTCGTCGGCACGCTCGGCGCCGTCGTTGCCGGCTGGCGCACCAGTCAGTACGCTCGCTTCGAACAGCTCGCGGAGTGA
- a CDS encoding DUF1616 domain-containing protein, translating into MTETRSLVALLPRPVRTLPADLAAVFALVVLTNVAALAPVLRETPLRVPLGLAFVLFVPGYAFIAALFPEAGDEPTADPPSDGAGDEDPVAGTDRGPLPVGSFLDDRSGIDGIERVALSFGLSIAVTPLIGLVLNFTPWGIRLVPIMLAVSVFTVGATVVAAVRRRELPADERFRVPYRAWYAAGRAELLEPDTRADAALNVVLVASLLLAVGTVGYAVAVPPDGEQFSAIYYLTEDDDGELTADNYPTEFTQGESQEIVLGVDNHEHRTVDYTVVLVEQRVSVEGNETVVEEQRELDRFETHLEHNESWHHPHELEPTMTGENIRIVWLLYPGGDVPNAPSTETTEYHAHLWANVSEE; encoded by the coding sequence ATGACCGAGACGCGATCGCTGGTGGCACTGCTTCCGCGGCCCGTTCGGACACTCCCGGCAGACCTCGCCGCCGTGTTCGCGCTCGTGGTCCTGACGAACGTCGCCGCGCTCGCGCCCGTCCTCCGCGAGACGCCGCTCCGAGTCCCGCTGGGGCTCGCCTTCGTCCTCTTCGTGCCCGGCTACGCGTTCATCGCGGCGCTATTTCCCGAAGCCGGCGACGAGCCGACTGCCGACCCGCCGTCCGACGGCGCTGGCGACGAGGACCCGGTCGCGGGGACGGACCGCGGCCCGCTCCCGGTCGGCTCGTTCCTCGACGATCGCTCGGGGATCGACGGGATCGAACGCGTCGCGCTCTCCTTCGGCCTCAGCATCGCCGTCACCCCCCTGATCGGCCTCGTGTTGAACTTCACGCCGTGGGGGATCCGGCTGGTGCCGATCATGCTCGCCGTCAGCGTGTTTACCGTCGGCGCGACCGTCGTCGCCGCCGTTCGGCGGCGGGAGCTCCCCGCAGACGAGCGGTTCCGGGTCCCCTACCGCGCGTGGTACGCGGCCGGGCGCGCGGAACTGCTCGAGCCGGACACCCGCGCGGACGCCGCGTTGAACGTCGTGCTGGTCGCCTCCCTGCTGCTCGCGGTCGGCACCGTCGGCTACGCGGTCGCGGTGCCGCCCGACGGCGAACAGTTCTCGGCCATCTACTACCTCACCGAGGACGACGACGGCGAACTCACGGCCGATAACTATCCGACCGAGTTCACACAGGGCGAGAGCCAGGAGATCGTCCTCGGTGTCGACAACCACGAACACCGAACCGTCGACTACACCGTCGTCCTGGTCGAACAGCGGGTCTCGGTCGAGGGCAACGAGACGGTCGTCGAAGAGCAACGCGAACTCGACCGGTTCGAGACCCACCTCGAGCACAACGAGAGCTGGCACCACCCCCACGAGCTCGAGCCGACCATGACCGGCGAGAATATCCGGATCGTCTGGTTGCTCTACCCCGGCGGGGACGTGCCCAACGCGCCGTCGACGGAGACGACGGAGTACCACGCGCATCTCTGGGCCAACGTGAGCGAGGAGTGA
- a CDS encoding helix-turn-helix domain-containing protein, whose amino-acid sequence MGETTDSNATLDIEQNAPRAIIHKQILDHAEANPGESMEAIADAVSGATTATVERVLEEYGDPAADTGDDLAAETGDESSTTETGTSEAEAATSDAKSNDGDRRVSDSDCAVADGGATSERTDVGMAGNSPAEGPIPAEQDADRDGDTDASLDRSALTEKQHETLRAIYHHPDATQAELADRLGVSSPTISQRVNSIEGFDWSNRDALVAPLFDSGDGEEEEPMPHSDDTDNGADSSERDGDEGTVGDPTDESRDEPSDRTRRRTDRSAPRSDRAPADAADRPDEGAQLADLADRLDELTDRLAAVEHELEGREDGTAGREGATTPSVLADPELAHKIVHACLHSDRISEEEELRLLRDVTAAGAAAGRDEDAPNSI is encoded by the coding sequence ATGGGTGAAACTACCGATTCGAACGCAACCCTCGATATCGAACAGAACGCGCCGCGTGCGATCATTCACAAACAGATCCTCGACCACGCGGAAGCGAACCCGGGGGAATCGATGGAAGCGATCGCCGACGCCGTCAGCGGTGCGACGACGGCGACCGTCGAACGCGTTCTCGAGGAGTACGGCGATCCGGCGGCCGACACGGGGGATGACTTGGCGGCCGAGACGGGGGACGAGAGTTCGACGACGGAAACGGGGACGTCCGAGGCCGAAGCGGCGACGAGCGACGCGAAATCGAACGACGGCGACCGGCGGGTATCGGATTCGGACTGTGCGGTGGCCGACGGGGGCGCGACCTCGGAGCGCACGGACGTCGGTATGGCCGGGAACTCGCCGGCCGAGGGGCCGATCCCGGCCGAGCAGGACGCGGACCGGGACGGGGATACCGACGCCTCCCTGGACCGATCGGCGCTGACGGAGAAACAACACGAGACGTTGCGAGCGATCTACCACCATCCCGACGCGACGCAGGCCGAACTCGCCGACAGACTCGGCGTGAGCAGCCCGACGATCAGCCAGCGCGTCAATTCGATCGAGGGCTTCGACTGGTCCAACCGCGACGCGCTCGTCGCGCCGCTGTTCGATTCCGGCGACGGCGAGGAGGAAGAACCCATGCCGCACTCTGACGACACCGACAACGGAGCCGACTCGAGCGAACGGGACGGTGACGAGGGCACTGTCGGGGACCCGACCGACGAGTCACGCGACGAACCGAGCGACCGGACGCGGCGGCGAACCGACCGGTCCGCACCTCGGTCGGACCGAGCGCCCGCGGATGCAGCTGACCGGCCGGACGAGGGCGCGCAACTGGCCGATCTCGCCGACCGACTCGACGAACTCACCGACCGCCTGGCCGCGGTCGAGCACGAACTCGAGGGCCGCGAGGACGGCACGGCCGGCCGCGAGGGAGCCACTACGCCGTCGGTGCTCGCCGATCCCGAACTCGCACACAAAATCGTCCACGCGTGTCTCCACTCCGATCGCATCAGCGAGGAGGAGGAGTTGCGCCTGCTCCGGGACGTGACCGCGGCCGGTGCGGCCGCAGGGAGGGATGAGGACGCGCCGAACTCCATCTAA
- a CDS encoding DUF58 domain-containing protein, with protein sequence MKPTRRLWAVAALGIFLAGVAVVTARPLFLGGAGLVGSWLVARQYRFYRTLAGTADALAVEQSVARTDVRTSDTVPVTLSARLAAPSPLAVAIEAGLPTAAAVDEPLSLSLDPSTSATTSAVDVAWPVAGRHRFDEPTVTATDGFFRETVSLGTAPAVTVEPRGPRTVHVGEGGDRVAMAYGEHEAGRLGSGIEPAELREYVPGDTADRIDWKATARLVTPHVREYEAETDRRTLLIVDHRASLATGRPDETELDYLRDVALATAASAHRLGDPVGLHTVGDEGITFRLEPTTTPAAYDRIRRRLLDLEPTTDPSTTEVGRANRGSRSRTRRTAGFTAADARSKRAGLGDDDDPFAATLRPFYATRDGYRERIDSDPLYGTVRTAHSGQSEGLWTILFTDDSRPAELRETVKLARANGNSVLVLLAPTVLYESDGLADVEAAYERYIEFEELRRDLAQMPRVIALEVGPRDRLSTILSDGRARARGELA encoded by the coding sequence ATGAAACCCACGCGTCGACTATGGGCGGTCGCGGCCCTCGGGATCTTTCTCGCGGGCGTCGCAGTCGTCACTGCCCGTCCGCTCTTCCTCGGCGGCGCCGGGCTGGTCGGCTCGTGGCTCGTCGCGCGCCAGTATCGGTTCTATCGCACGCTCGCGGGGACGGCCGACGCGCTAGCCGTCGAGCAGTCGGTCGCCCGCACCGACGTTCGAACGAGCGACACCGTTCCGGTCACCCTCTCGGCGAGGCTGGCCGCGCCGTCGCCACTCGCCGTCGCGATCGAGGCCGGACTCCCGACGGCGGCCGCGGTCGACGAGCCGCTATCGCTGTCCCTCGACCCGTCGACGTCCGCGACGACCAGCGCGGTCGACGTCGCGTGGCCGGTCGCGGGTCGGCACCGGTTCGATGAACCGACCGTGACCGCGACGGACGGCTTCTTCCGCGAGACCGTGTCGCTCGGGACGGCTCCCGCAGTCACCGTCGAGCCCCGCGGTCCGCGGACCGTCCACGTCGGCGAGGGCGGCGACCGGGTCGCGATGGCCTATGGCGAACACGAGGCCGGGCGCCTCGGTTCGGGGATCGAACCCGCGGAGCTGCGCGAGTACGTGCCCGGCGACACGGCCGACCGGATCGACTGGAAGGCGACGGCCAGACTGGTGACGCCCCACGTCCGAGAGTACGAGGCCGAGACCGACCGGCGGACGCTCCTGATCGTCGACCACCGCGCCTCGCTGGCGACCGGTCGCCCCGACGAGACCGAACTCGACTACCTCCGCGACGTCGCGCTCGCGACGGCCGCGAGCGCGCACCGCCTCGGTGACCCCGTCGGACTGCATACCGTCGGCGACGAGGGCATCACGTTCCGTCTCGAGCCGACGACGACGCCCGCGGCGTACGATCGGATCCGACGTCGGTTACTCGACCTCGAGCCGACGACCGATCCCTCGACGACGGAGGTCGGCCGGGCGAACCGCGGGAGTCGGTCCCGAACGCGCCGTACCGCCGGGTTCACCGCGGCCGACGCCCGATCGAAACGCGCCGGCCTCGGCGACGACGACGACCCGTTCGCGGCGACCCTTCGCCCGTTCTACGCCACGCGGGACGGCTATCGCGAACGCATCGACTCGGACCCGCTCTACGGCACCGTCAGGACGGCCCACAGCGGCCAGTCCGAGGGGCTCTGGACGATCCTCTTTACCGACGACTCGCGGCCGGCGGAGCTCCGCGAGACGGTCAAACTCGCCCGCGCAAACGGCAACTCGGTGCTGGTCCTGCTCGCGCCGACGGTGCTCTACGAGTCCGACGGCCTCGCGGACGTCGAGGCCGCCTACGAGCGCTACATCGAGTTCGAGGAACTGCGCCGCGACCTCGCCCAGATGCCCCGCGTAATCGCCCTCGAGGTCGGCCCGCGGGATCGCCTCTCGACGATTCTCTCGGACGGACGCGCCCGCGCTCGAGGTGAGCTCGCGTGA
- a CDS encoding MoxR family ATPase translates to MSGDDPVDGRSMAGRDIERISDAVREEMGRVLIGNESAIEHLTIALFTRGHVLLEGVPGVAKTTLANLFARVTGLEYNRIQMTPDILPADITGTHVYRESQGTFELQRGPIFANMVVADEINRATPKTQSALLEAMQERRVTIEGETLTLPRPFIVVATQNPIEMEGVFELPEAQRDRFQFKLTVDLPGRTDERELLERFDADPDLGPDAVEQVVEVSDLLAAREAVSKIHVAGPIKEYVLDLVAATRDHPDVTHGASPRASLAFLDGAKARAAIHGREYVIPDDVKALTESILAHRLVLSTDADLSDVEPADVVADVVDSVTPPGAEAIELQPVSDGGMTRE, encoded by the coding sequence ATGAGCGGTGACGACCCCGTCGATGGCAGATCCATGGCTGGCCGCGATATCGAGCGTATCTCCGACGCTGTCCGCGAGGAAATGGGCCGCGTCCTGATCGGTAACGAATCGGCGATCGAACACCTCACGATCGCGCTGTTCACGCGGGGCCACGTCCTGCTTGAGGGCGTTCCCGGCGTCGCGAAGACGACGCTCGCGAACCTGTTCGCCCGCGTGACCGGCCTCGAGTACAACCGCATTCAGATGACGCCCGACATCCTGCCGGCGGACATCACGGGGACCCACGTCTACCGGGAGTCCCAGGGCACGTTCGAACTCCAGCGAGGACCGATCTTCGCCAACATGGTCGTCGCCGACGAGATCAACCGCGCGACGCCGAAGACCCAGTCGGCGCTGCTCGAGGCGATGCAGGAACGTCGCGTGACGATCGAGGGCGAGACGCTGACCCTGCCGCGGCCCTTCATCGTCGTCGCGACGCAGAACCCGATCGAGATGGAGGGCGTCTTCGAGCTCCCGGAGGCCCAGCGCGACCGCTTCCAGTTCAAACTCACCGTCGACCTCCCCGGTCGGACGGACGAACGCGAGCTGCTCGAGCGGTTCGACGCCGACCCCGATCTCGGCCCCGACGCCGTCGAGCAGGTCGTCGAGGTATCCGACCTCCTCGCGGCGCGAGAGGCCGTCTCCAAGATCCACGTTGCGGGGCCGATCAAGGAGTACGTCCTCGATCTGGTCGCGGCGACCCGTGACCATCCCGACGTCACCCACGGCGCCTCGCCTCGAGCGTCGCTGGCGTTTCTCGACGGCGCGAAGGCGCGGGCCGCGATCCACGGCCGCGAGTACGTCATCCCCGACGACGTGAAGGCCCTGACCGAATCCATTCTGGCCCACCGGCTCGTGTTGAGCACCGACGCCGACCTGAGCGACGTGGAACCCGCCGACGTCGTCGCGGACGTCGTCGACTCGGTCACACCGCCGGGCGCGGAGGCCATCGAGCTTCAGCCGGTGAGCGACGGCGGGATGACTCGAGAGTAG
- a CDS encoding DUF4350 domain-containing protein has product MTFREWLRDGGGLDWPRVLLVALSATVLIALLVAAATSSAAFGPYNPSWDGTSELREQVASEPGVESELVRDTARYDDYEPNETVAFVVAPDETYGDEDVERIRRFVDNGGTLVVLENFGTSGNRLLADVGVETRTDGAVLRDEQEYYRGPTMPIATGVENHTYTEGIDQLTLNYASALETDEEEATVLVRTSEYAYRDVDDDGELDDNETLDTYPVAAAENVSDGRVVVVGDPSIAINAMIDEPDNAAFLRGVSADADHVLIDLSHSEDLPPLTSAVLTVRELPLLQVLLGATGIVGIAALSRRPLRPSLERVRRRLSRRDGPADASIVGPSMDDADERRAAALRERHPDWDEDRVQRVIAALNRDDTELDDQ; this is encoded by the coding sequence ATGACGTTCCGCGAGTGGCTCCGCGACGGCGGGGGGCTCGACTGGCCCCGCGTGCTGCTCGTCGCGCTGTCGGCCACTGTTCTCATCGCACTGCTCGTCGCCGCCGCGACCTCGTCGGCGGCGTTCGGACCGTACAACCCGTCCTGGGACGGCACGTCCGAGCTCCGAGAGCAGGTCGCGTCGGAGCCGGGCGTCGAGAGCGAACTGGTGCGAGACACGGCTCGGTACGACGACTACGAGCCCAACGAGACGGTCGCGTTCGTCGTCGCCCCCGACGAGACGTACGGGGACGAGGACGTGGAACGGATCCGACGGTTCGTCGACAACGGCGGGACGCTCGTCGTCCTCGAGAACTTCGGGACGAGCGGGAACCGGCTGCTGGCCGACGTCGGCGTCGAGACGCGGACCGACGGCGCCGTGCTCCGGGACGAGCAGGAGTACTACCGCGGCCCGACGATGCCGATCGCGACCGGCGTCGAGAACCACACCTACACCGAGGGAATCGATCAGTTGACGCTCAACTACGCCTCCGCGCTCGAGACGGACGAGGAGGAGGCGACCGTGCTCGTCCGGACCAGCGAGTACGCCTATCGCGACGTCGATGACGACGGCGAACTCGACGACAACGAGACGCTCGATACCTACCCCGTCGCGGCGGCCGAGAACGTCTCGGACGGACGGGTCGTCGTCGTCGGCGATCCGAGCATCGCTATCAACGCGATGATCGACGAGCCCGACAACGCGGCGTTCCTCCGGGGCGTGTCCGCCGACGCCGACCACGTGCTGATCGACCTCTCCCACTCCGAGGACCTCCCGCCGTTGACCAGCGCGGTCCTGACGGTCCGCGAACTGCCGCTGTTGCAGGTCCTCCTCGGCGCCACGGGGATCGTCGGTATCGCGGCCCTGTCGCGCCGGCCCCTCCGGCCGTCGCTCGAGCGCGTCCGGAGGCGGCTCTCGCGCCGGGACGGTCCGGCCGACGCGTCGATCGTCGGCCCGTCGATGGACGACGCCGACGAGCGCCGAGCGGCCGCGCTGCGCGAGCGCCATCCCGACTGGGACGAGGATCGCGTACAGCGAGTGATAGCAGCGCTTAACCGTGATGACACGGAACTGGACGATCAATGA